A genomic region of Pseudomonadota bacterium contains the following coding sequences:
- a CDS encoding AAA family ATPase: MRIARIHIENFRCLRGFDLAPKSDINLLIGENNTGKSSLLQALDRALGRGTTFDLEDFFVDAANAAPAALPTIRIDLELRATPETDFSTAFTADFVDNIDFDSVGAPFLNFRTEASFDSAESRIRVDYFSVKADGTTRRMPTSKRGVLRRFIPFYLADAFRDTLRELRNRRGFWGRLVDSVLLDPTTAASVATALQAINTSILAATPRLAEIRDRFREIGRIIPTAPAPNDVVVNPVAVDPASVLRNLEVLLQTLDSPRGFALDRHGEGTRSVGYLVIVRAFVDLLAREENDNTEAEPVLGIEEPEVHLHPHARRAIAGVLGALERQTFVTTHSTAIARQAAADHVTLLRRAGGGCVASQVPVEDPTNAGAPFLSPRQRSILERELRSGAAEVFFARAVLLFEGESEVRALPCFARALGIDLHLHGISLVPVDGKAYVPLLRIIGSAALGIPWAILSDGEDLEEVAGHLVTAGLATQTAVDTAKTAGRLREDVLLPHDCFALGSGHDLEAALIFSGARTEYEAAINAHLGAGALARFVAADPTRALLTAEERVHQFMKEGRGDKWKTLFAGIVADQITAGGTDPARVPPLIATALNRVRDFATSAAVKA; encoded by the coding sequence ATGCGCATAGCCAGGATCCATATCGAGAACTTCAGGTGCCTGCGAGGCTTCGACCTCGCGCCGAAATCCGACATCAACCTTCTCATCGGCGAGAACAACACCGGCAAGTCGAGCCTCCTCCAAGCGCTGGATCGTGCCCTCGGGCGCGGGACCACGTTTGATCTAGAGGACTTCTTTGTCGATGCTGCGAACGCCGCTCCCGCCGCGCTGCCAACGATCCGCATCGACCTCGAACTCCGAGCGACGCCGGAAACGGACTTCAGCACGGCGTTCACCGCCGACTTTGTAGACAACATCGACTTCGATTCGGTCGGCGCGCCCTTTCTCAATTTCCGCACTGAGGCCTCGTTCGATTCAGCAGAGAGCAGAATCCGCGTCGACTACTTCTCGGTGAAAGCCGACGGAACCACGCGGCGGATGCCGACGAGCAAGCGCGGCGTACTTCGCCGCTTCATTCCTTTCTACCTCGCTGACGCGTTCAGAGACACGCTCCGTGAGCTCCGGAACCGCCGTGGCTTCTGGGGACGGCTCGTCGACTCCGTTCTTCTCGATCCGACGACCGCAGCCTCGGTTGCCACTGCACTGCAAGCCATCAACACGTCGATCCTCGCTGCAACGCCTCGTCTCGCCGAGATACGCGACCGCTTCCGAGAGATCGGGCGGATCATCCCGACCGCGCCTGCCCCCAACGACGTCGTCGTGAACCCAGTGGCAGTGGACCCGGCCAGCGTTCTTCGGAACCTGGAGGTTCTACTTCAGACCCTCGACTCTCCGCGCGGCTTCGCACTCGACAGGCACGGCGAGGGGACGCGCAGCGTAGGGTACCTGGTCATCGTTCGGGCGTTCGTCGACCTCCTTGCACGTGAAGAAAATGACAACACGGAAGCGGAACCGGTCCTCGGCATAGAGGAGCCTGAGGTACACCTCCATCCGCACGCCCGGCGCGCGATTGCCGGCGTGCTCGGGGCGCTGGAGCGCCAGACGTTCGTCACGACCCACTCGACAGCCATCGCCCGGCAGGCGGCCGCCGACCACGTAACCTTGCTCCGACGTGCGGGTGGTGGTTGCGTTGCTTCTCAAGTTCCCGTCGAGGACCCAACCAACGCCGGGGCGCCCTTCCTCTCTCCGCGGCAGCGCTCGATCTTGGAGCGGGAGCTTCGTTCTGGTGCGGCCGAAGTCTTTTTCGCCCGAGCAGTGCTTCTCTTCGAGGGCGAATCCGAAGTGCGTGCTCTGCCGTGCTTCGCGCGCGCGTTGGGCATCGATCTCCATCTCCATGGGATCTCGCTGGTGCCCGTGGACGGCAAGGCATACGTGCCCTTGCTTCGAATTATCGGCTCTGCCGCTCTCGGCATCCCATGGGCAATCCTGTCCGATGGGGAGGACCTCGAGGAGGTTGCCGGGCACCTCGTGACCGCCGGCCTCGCCACGCAGACCGCCGTGGACACCGCGAAGACCGCAGGACGGTTGCGCGAAGACGTTCTTCTGCCGCACGACTGCTTCGCTCTTGGGTCGGGCCACGACCTCGAGGCAGCGCTGATATTCAGTGGTGCGCGAACCGAATACGAAGCGGCAATCAATGCTCATCTCGGTGCCGGAGCGCTGGCGAGGTTCGTGGCCGCCGATCCAACTCGTGCTCTGCTCACGGCCGAGGAACGAGTTCATCAATTCATGAAAGAGGGGCGTGGAGACAAGTGGAAAACGCTGTTCGCCGGCATCGTCGCCGACCAGATCACTGCTGGTGGTACTGACCCGGCGCGCGTCCCGCCGCTCATCGCGACCGCACTCAACCGGGTTCGGGACTTCGCGACGAGCGCCGCGGTGAAGGCGTAG
- a CDS encoding DUF1788 domain-containing protein: MDLETKMRSLREMLLQPPADPSVRTDSSVLVVYPPEEENDFRDHLQKLLHLLTERSVAFRHVDLTTLPFEVLEARGLLPDVFTQEFEDLAAIKRGLARAVQDALKQRVEKAAAEVSSGAVILSATASLYPVIKFADVLADLRHLPCRIILAFPGHEEGGKLYFMNQRDGYNYLAVKLS; encoded by the coding sequence ATGGACCTTGAGACGAAGATGCGGTCGCTGCGCGAGATGCTGCTCCAGCCTCCGGCCGACCCTTCGGTACGGACCGACTCAAGCGTTCTCGTCGTCTATCCGCCGGAGGAGGAGAACGACTTCCGCGATCACCTTCAAAAGCTTCTGCACCTCCTCACGGAACGCAGCGTGGCCTTCCGCCACGTCGACCTCACTACCCTGCCGTTCGAAGTGCTCGAGGCGCGAGGGCTGCTGCCAGACGTCTTTACCCAGGAGTTCGAGGATCTCGCCGCCATCAAGCGTGGCCTCGCCCGCGCGGTGCAGGATGCGCTCAAGCAGCGTGTCGAGAAGGCTGCCGCCGAGGTTTCTTCGGGCGCGGTGATCCTCAGCGCCACGGCGTCGCTCTATCCCGTCATCAAGTTCGCCGATGTCCTCGCCGACCTGCGGCACTTGCCCTGCCGGATCATTCTCGCGTTTCCGGGGCACGAGGAGGGCGGCAAGCTCTACTTCATGAACCAGCGCGACGGGTACAACTACCTCGCAGTGAAGCTGAGCTGA
- a CDS encoding DUF1819 family protein, whose protein sequence is MSLIEGDTVSAAGRSGRRGNGGLPVSPAFTFPATREGQPYVSRLASRAAFYAELHSLLAAVEGAVPRAEYRRRVIEDNVLSRRTAAAREKTWKELAARYGIDGASPLFRAFLEEYRRASSENDRALTAYLLFALHDRLVCDLGTEWIYQYLRTAPGDLRTADVLAFLRSRERSHPEIAGWSTSSRENIASHYLSALKEFGLARGAQRKASVRPAPGSASVRFLLRALQLSGVGNLAAVQSPLFRLLGLSLDETVDLLFRLSATGSLRCRIQGDVVDLDLGGPNGP, encoded by the coding sequence GTGAGCCTGATCGAGGGGGACACCGTGTCGGCCGCGGGCCGCTCCGGCCGGCGGGGAAACGGCGGCCTGCCGGTTTCTCCTGCCTTCACCTTTCCTGCAACCCGGGAGGGCCAGCCCTACGTGTCGCGCCTCGCGTCGCGCGCGGCGTTCTACGCAGAGCTGCATTCGCTGCTCGCTGCGGTGGAAGGCGCCGTTCCCCGCGCGGAGTATCGCCGCCGCGTCATCGAGGACAACGTGCTCTCGCGTCGCACCGCCGCCGCGCGCGAGAAGACCTGGAAGGAGCTGGCGGCGCGCTACGGCATCGACGGCGCGTCCCCTCTGTTTCGTGCATTTCTCGAAGAGTATCGACGGGCCTCATCGGAGAATGACCGCGCACTTACGGCCTACCTTCTCTTCGCGCTCCACGACCGCCTCGTCTGTGACCTCGGCACCGAGTGGATCTACCAGTACCTCAGGACCGCGCCGGGTGATCTACGGACGGCCGACGTGCTCGCGTTCCTCAGGTCGCGCGAGCGGAGCCACCCGGAAATCGCCGGCTGGTCGACGTCGTCGCGCGAGAACATCGCGAGCCACTACCTTTCGGCGCTCAAGGAGTTTGGCCTCGCGCGCGGGGCGCAGCGCAAAGCGAGCGTCCGACCAGCGCCCGGATCGGCATCCGTCCGCTTCCTTCTCCGCGCCCTGCAGCTTTCCGGTGTGGGCAACCTGGCGGCGGTCCAGTCGCCATTGTTCCGGCTGCTTGGCCTCTCGCTCGACGAGACGGTCGACCTCCTCTTCCGGTTGAGCGCGACCGGGTCGCTCCGCTGCCGGATTCAGGGCGACGTCGTCGATCTCGATCTCGGGGGTCCCAATGGACCTTGA
- a CDS encoding helix-turn-helix domain-containing protein — MTDDRWLSVEEIAEHIGVTKDSVYRWIERKGLPAHKVGKLWKFKKEEVDEWVRSGHAHEDGEKVER, encoded by the coding sequence ATGACGGACGACCGCTGGCTCTCCGTGGAGGAGATCGCGGAGCACATCGGAGTCACGAAGGACTCCGTCTACCGCTGGATCGAGCGCAAGGGGCTGCCGGCGCACAAGGTCGGCAAGCTCTGGAAGTTCAAGAAGGAAGAGGTGGACGAGTGGGTGCGGTCGGGTCATGCGCACGAAGATGGCGAGAAGGTGGAGCGGTGA
- a CDS encoding recombinase family protein → MERFEKKNVGFVSITQHFDTSSSMGRLVLNVLLSFAQFERELISERTRDKIAAARRRGKWTGGPPVLGYRVDTDRRALAVVPDEAEVVRLAFELYLKTRSIGAVAARLNSLGHTQKRHTTKGGKQVGGRPWDKNAVHRLLRNPLYAGKVRLKDELHPGEQPPLVSTDVFERVEKCLAGRSTGRGVRRSRRPEFLLTGILRCQACDSAMTSSMGRGRNGKSYRYYRCYREASEGTPCPTGLVAADQVEGDVIAQVREAAKKGDLQREILADLNEDDGSQAEVQAQRERLTARLAEMNGEARRLLAAFSNGGAGSKLMVERLGELEADMDRVRLELGEVEARLRGADGVRHEVEQVAEFLNAFDGLWDTLVPAERREFLHTLVRRVSVDSAARELHVKLFDLEECSPRGPAGLAAEGAP, encoded by the coding sequence ATGGAGCGGTTCGAGAAGAAGAACGTCGGGTTCGTCTCCATCACTCAGCACTTCGACACGTCGTCATCGATGGGCCGATTGGTCCTGAACGTTTTGCTTTCCTTCGCCCAGTTCGAGCGCGAGCTGATCAGCGAGAGAACCCGGGACAAGATTGCCGCCGCCCGCCGCCGCGGGAAGTGGACTGGCGGCCCGCCCGTCCTGGGCTACCGCGTGGACACCGATCGGCGCGCGCTCGCCGTGGTTCCCGACGAGGCCGAGGTGGTTCGGCTCGCGTTCGAGCTGTACCTGAAGACGCGCTCCATTGGCGCGGTCGCGGCGCGGCTCAACTCCCTTGGCCACACGCAGAAGCGCCACACCACGAAGGGCGGCAAGCAGGTCGGCGGCAGGCCCTGGGACAAGAACGCCGTCCATCGGCTCCTGCGGAACCCGCTCTACGCGGGCAAGGTCAGGCTGAAGGACGAGCTTCACCCCGGCGAGCAACCTCCCCTCGTCAGCACGGACGTCTTCGAGCGCGTCGAGAAGTGCCTCGCTGGCCGCTCCACCGGGCGCGGCGTGCGCCGCAGCCGGCGGCCGGAGTTCCTGCTGACGGGCATCCTCCGGTGCCAGGCGTGCGACTCGGCCATGACCTCGTCCATGGGTCGCGGCCGCAACGGCAAGAGCTACCGGTACTACCGGTGCTACCGGGAGGCCAGCGAAGGGACGCCCTGCCCCACCGGGCTGGTCGCGGCCGACCAGGTCGAGGGCGACGTCATTGCCCAGGTGCGCGAGGCCGCGAAGAAGGGCGACCTCCAGCGTGAGATTCTCGCCGACCTCAACGAGGACGATGGCTCTCAGGCGGAGGTCCAGGCCCAGCGCGAGCGCCTGACCGCGCGGCTCGCCGAGATGAACGGCGAGGCCCGACGCCTGCTGGCGGCGTTCTCCAACGGGGGCGCGGGCAGCAAGCTCATGGTCGAGCGCCTCGGGGAGCTGGAAGCGGACATGGACCGCGTCCGCCTCGAACTTGGCGAGGTCGAGGCGCGCCTGCGGGGCGCTGACGGCGTACGCCACGAGGTCGAGCAGGTGGCGGAGTTCCTCAACGCGTTCGACGGGCTGTGGGACACGCTCGTCCCGGCCGAGCGCCGCGAGTTTCTGCACACGCTGGTGCGCCGCGTCTCGGTGGACAGCGCAGCCCGGGAGCTGCACGTCAAGCTCTTCGACCTCGAGGAATGCTCACCGCGCGGCCCGGCCGGCCTTGCCGCGGAGGGCGCGCCATGA
- a CDS encoding recombinase family protein produces MTTASANGKAPRQIRCAIYTRKSTSEGLDMDFNTLDAQREAAEHYIRSQAAMGWTALPTRYDDGGFTGGNLDRPAMQRLLDDIDRGEVDAVVVYKVDRLHAHSSTSPG; encoded by the coding sequence ATGACCACGGCGAGCGCCAACGGCAAGGCGCCCCGCCAGATCCGCTGCGCCATCTACACGCGGAAGTCCACGAGCGAGGGGCTCGACATGGACTTCAACACGCTCGACGCGCAGCGCGAAGCGGCCGAGCACTACATCCGCAGCCAAGCCGCGATGGGCTGGACGGCGCTCCCCACGCGCTACGACGACGGCGGGTTCACCGGCGGGAACCTCGACCGACCGGCGATGCAGCGGCTGCTCGACGACATCGACCGCGGCGAGGTGGACGCGGTGGTCGTCTACAAAGTCGACCGCCTTCACGCTCACTCCTCGACTTCGCCCGGGTGA
- a CDS encoding DUF2924 domain-containing protein has protein sequence MMAVRKLSMEELRARYLKLFGEESKSRNKDFLFKRIAYRLQERKYGGLTEAARARAEVLAEQAPVRRRLPPGAAEELACAARPRDPRLPPPGTVLHRALDGAKHEVTVLDDGFEYRGERFKSLSVLASKIAGTRWNGYGFFGLLQRESA, from the coding sequence ATGATGGCGGTGCGCAAGCTCTCCATGGAGGAGCTGCGCGCGCGGTACCTCAAGCTGTTCGGCGAGGAGAGCAAGAGTCGCAACAAGGACTTCCTCTTCAAGCGCATCGCGTACCGGCTGCAGGAGCGCAAATACGGGGGCCTCACCGAGGCAGCTCGTGCGCGCGCCGAGGTCCTCGCGGAGCAGGCGCCGGTGCGAAGGCGCCTGCCACCGGGCGCCGCCGAGGAACTGGCCTGCGCGGCCCGGCCGCGTGACCCTCGACTGCCGCCACCCGGGACGGTGCTCCACCGAGCGCTCGACGGGGCCAAGCACGAGGTCACCGTCCTCGATGACGGCTTCGAGTACCGCGGCGAGCGGTTCAAGAGCCTCTCGGTGCTCGCCAGCAAAATCGCAGGGACGCGTTGGAACGGCTACGGCTTCTTCGGCCTCCTCCAGCGGGAGAGCGCATGA
- a CDS encoding helix-turn-helix domain-containing protein has translation MAKKKTAGTHGSASSRRGRPPVEKITERQRRTLEAIRSYIGRRGFPPTIKELGEELGIAPASAHELVTQLVRKDYLRRDSGKARSLEILKARGRR, from the coding sequence ATGGCGAAGAAGAAGACTGCTGGCACTCACGGCTCCGCGAGTTCGCGACGCGGCCGACCACCTGTCGAGAAGATCACCGAGCGCCAGCGGCGCACGCTCGAAGCCATCCGTTCGTACATCGGGCGGCGCGGCTTCCCCCCGACCATCAAGGAGCTTGGCGAGGAGCTGGGCATCGCGCCGGCGAGCGCGCACGAGCTGGTGACCCAGCTTGTCCGCAAGGACTACCTGCGCCGGGACTCAGGGAAAGCTCGGTCGCTCGAGATCCTCAAGGCGCGAGGGCGCAGGTAG
- a CDS encoding transposase family protein, translated as MTATAPNQVWTWDITKLATTQKGVFLMAYVIIDLFSRFVVGWMVATKECKHLAAQLFAETIARHGVEPGLQVHADRGSAMKSDTLAQLLDSLSASRSFSRPRVSNDNPYSEAQFKTMKYQPDYPGRFGSGSTAALGSATSSAGTTTTITTRASPCSPRPMSSTAASPRSPATRQVALDAAYRTHPERFPNGAPRVRLPPAAVHINPIVIEAVDIAALAIDSAPDPVTDDYGPAPPNPTATDMPMPTGPTYGRPAAVAIAT; from the coding sequence TTGACCGCGACCGCGCCCAATCAGGTCTGGACGTGGGACATTACAAAGCTCGCGACGACGCAGAAGGGCGTTTTCTTGATGGCGTACGTCATCATCGACCTCTTCAGCCGGTTCGTCGTCGGTTGGATGGTCGCGACCAAGGAGTGCAAGCACCTCGCAGCCCAGCTCTTCGCCGAGACCATCGCGCGTCACGGCGTCGAGCCCGGCCTGCAGGTCCACGCCGACCGCGGGTCGGCGATGAAGAGCGACACCCTCGCGCAGTTGCTCGACTCGCTCAGCGCATCGCGCAGCTTCAGCCGCCCTCGCGTGTCCAACGACAACCCCTACAGCGAGGCGCAGTTCAAAACCATGAAGTACCAGCCCGACTACCCCGGTCGCTTCGGCTCGGGCTCCACGGCCGCGCTTGGCTCGGCGACTTCTTCGGCTGGCACAACGACGACCATCACCACGCGGGCCTCGCCCTGTTCACCCCGGCCGATGTCTTCTACGGCCGCGTCGCCGAGGTCGCCGGCGACGCGCCAGGTCGCGCTCGACGCCGCGTACCGCACCCATCCTGAGCGCTTCCCCAACGGTGCGCCGCGCGTGCGGCTGCCGCCTGCCGCAGTGCACATCAACCCCATCGTCATCGAGGCCGTCGATATCGCCGCGCTGGCCATCGACAGCGCACCGGACCCGGTCACCGACGACTACGGTCCTGCGCCACCAAACCCAACTGCCACCGACATGCCGATGCCGACCGGGCCGACCTACGGGCGACCGGCCGCGGTGGCTATCGCTACATAG
- a CDS encoding metallophosphoesterase, which translates to MIICAAGDIHGALDRLYEDVLGFEESLGVRFEWVLHVGDFGVWPDEARIDKATRKHDGAGDFPVWWSERGAAPRRTLFIKGNHEDFVWLDAQSDTEVLPNLFYLRNGTTFDLGGLTVGGVGGCYGPSNYERRSKDLQGYAKRHYTREDIDVLLARRRVDLLLTHDAPAGVVFPRHRRGLNWASEAIGLDDLVRGTRPRVCFFGHHHTRLDSQIDGVPCIGLNKVRMPGNLVAIDVPERGRDWTVLGSGPRRLPGRR; encoded by the coding sequence ATGATCATCTGCGCCGCCGGCGACATCCACGGAGCCCTCGACCGGCTCTACGAGGACGTCCTCGGCTTCGAGGAGTCCCTCGGCGTGCGCTTCGAGTGGGTGCTGCACGTCGGCGACTTCGGCGTATGGCCGGACGAGGCCCGGATCGACAAGGCCACCAGAAAGCACGATGGCGCAGGTGACTTCCCCGTGTGGTGGTCCGAGCGCGGGGCAGCCCCGCGCCGCACCCTGTTCATCAAGGGCAACCACGAAGACTTCGTCTGGCTCGACGCGCAGTCCGACACTGAGGTGCTGCCGAACCTTTTCTACCTGCGCAACGGGACGACGTTCGACCTGGGCGGGCTCACGGTCGGTGGCGTCGGCGGCTGCTACGGCCCCTCGAACTACGAGCGGCGCTCGAAGGATCTCCAGGGCTACGCCAAGCGGCACTACACCCGCGAAGACATCGACGTGCTGCTCGCGCGGCGACGCGTCGATCTCCTCCTCACCCACGACGCGCCGGCGGGCGTCGTGTTTCCTCGGCACCGGCGCGGTCTCAACTGGGCGAGCGAGGCCATCGGCCTCGACGACCTCGTGCGCGGCACTCGTCCCCGCGTCTGCTTCTTCGGCCACCACCACACCCGCCTCGACTCGCAGATCGACGGCGTGCCGTGCATCGGCCTGAACAAGGTGCGGATGCCCGGGAACCTCGTGGCGATCGATGTCCCCGAGCGCGGACGGGACTGGACGGTGCTCGGGAGTGGCCCCAGGAGACTACCCGGACGCCGTTGA
- a CDS encoding transposase — MLALLLRTTEFVFYHLLLSLVDRVSRLPRDTTVPEAMRLYRENIALKAQLDALERRLFLMEGKPKRVPLGLRAAQVFAYLLTRGDEPFQRYSLSAPRTTIMRWATRFRSLRRRLQPGGRPPLDAQIVELIVTLKRENPAWGQRRIREELRRMGIRVSEPTIVRILREHGFSPQPGRSISFDRVRAAAKDALWALDFFAVKTAKGVWLQVLLVIDIHTRELLDLRVYDGWDVDSAWTSRMFNAILGRTKRQPVAVVHDHGPQFLGQFQRQMRVLEVDEEVTPARIPQMNCYAERAIGSIRRELLRHIRVPDAAELQFFLDEYRRYANTERAHQGLDGRTPEEVSSAAPEAEVIDLAAMRSRRLERREYAHGLLHGYTLVEGDERRAAA, encoded by the coding sequence ATGCTTGCCCTGCTCCTGCGCACGACGGAGTTCGTTTTCTACCACCTGCTCCTTTCGCTCGTGGACCGCGTGAGCCGCCTGCCGCGTGACACGACGGTGCCCGAAGCGATGCGGCTCTACCGCGAGAACATCGCGCTCAAGGCCCAACTTGACGCGCTCGAGCGGCGCCTCTTCCTCATGGAGGGCAAGCCGAAGCGTGTCCCGCTCGGGCTCCGGGCGGCGCAGGTCTTCGCGTACCTGCTCACCCGCGGCGACGAGCCATTCCAGCGCTACTCCCTCTCGGCGCCCCGGACGACCATCATGCGCTGGGCGACGCGGTTCCGGTCGCTGCGACGGCGGCTTCAGCCGGGCGGTCGCCCACCGCTCGATGCCCAGATCGTCGAGCTCATCGTGACGCTCAAGCGCGAGAACCCGGCGTGGGGCCAGCGCCGAATCCGCGAGGAGCTGCGGCGCATGGGGATCCGCGTGAGCGAGCCAACGATCGTGCGCATCCTTCGCGAGCATGGCTTCTCGCCGCAGCCGGGCCGCAGCATCTCCTTCGACCGCGTGCGGGCCGCCGCCAAGGACGCCCTCTGGGCGCTCGACTTCTTCGCGGTCAAGACCGCGAAGGGTGTCTGGCTCCAGGTCCTCCTCGTCATCGACATCCACACGCGCGAGCTGCTCGACCTCCGCGTCTACGACGGCTGGGACGTGGACTCCGCGTGGACGAGCCGGATGTTCAACGCGATCCTCGGTCGAACCAAGCGGCAGCCCGTCGCCGTTGTCCATGATCATGGCCCGCAGTTCCTCGGGCAGTTCCAGCGGCAGATGCGCGTGCTCGAGGTCGACGAAGAGGTCACGCCGGCCCGCATCCCCCAGATGAACTGCTACGCGGAGCGGGCGATCGGCTCCATCCGCCGCGAGCTGCTGCGGCACATCCGCGTGCCCGATGCGGCCGAGCTCCAGTTCTTTCTCGACGAGTACCGGCGCTACGCGAACACCGAGCGCGCACACCAGGGGCTCGATGGACGGACGCCCGAGGAGGTGTCGAGCGCCGCCCCCGAGGCCGAGGTCATCGACCTGGCGGCGATGCGCTCCCGTCGACTGGAGCGGCGCGAGTACGCGCACGGTCTGCTCCACGGCTACACCCTGGTCGAGGGCGACGAGCGGCGCGCAGCGGCGTAG